In the genome of Altererythrobacter sp. TH136, one region contains:
- the purF gene encoding amidophosphoribosyltransferase, which yields MIISHPFYDADGDKLREECGVFGAIGAPDASAMTALGLHALQHRGQEAAGITSFDGQEFYSRRGTGHVAENFSTSEALAELPGIMAAGHVRYSTTGGAGLRNVQPLYADLAAGGFAVAHNGNISNAKTLRDELVRKGAIFQSTSDTEVIIHLVATSRYPTTIDRLIDALRLVEGAYSLIVMTPEGMIACRDPLGIRPLVMGKLGDATVFASETVAFDVIGAEFVRQVDPGEIVRVDFDGKVTSLQPFGQVRSRPCIFEHVYFSRPDSIFDGRSVYEARKSIGRELALEAPVEADLVVPVPDSGVPAAIGYAQASGVPFELGIIRSHYVGRTFIQPGEGARHSSVKRKHNANRGLVEGKRIILIDDSIVRGTTSMKIVEMMRDAGATEVHFRVASPPTAHSCFYGVDTPERSKLLAARMDIEPMREFIKADSLAFVTIDGLYRAVAGESRDPVRPQYCDACFTGDYPTTLTDLAQREIRETQLPFPIHKVA from the coding sequence ATGATCATATCTCATCCGTTCTACGACGCGGACGGCGACAAGCTCCGCGAGGAATGCGGCGTATTCGGTGCGATTGGCGCGCCCGATGCCTCGGCAATGACCGCGCTGGGCCTTCACGCGCTGCAGCACCGCGGCCAGGAAGCGGCCGGCATCACCAGCTTCGACGGACAGGAATTCTATTCGCGGCGCGGCACCGGCCACGTGGCGGAGAACTTCTCCACTTCGGAAGCGCTGGCCGAATTGCCCGGGATCATGGCCGCCGGGCACGTCCGGTATTCCACCACCGGGGGCGCGGGTCTGCGCAACGTGCAGCCGCTGTACGCGGATCTTGCCGCCGGCGGCTTTGCGGTGGCGCACAACGGCAACATCTCCAATGCGAAGACCCTGCGCGACGAGCTGGTTCGCAAGGGCGCGATCTTCCAATCGACTTCAGACACCGAGGTGATCATCCACCTCGTCGCGACCAGCCGCTATCCGACAACGATAGACCGTCTGATCGATGCGCTGCGCCTGGTCGAGGGCGCATATTCCCTGATCGTGATGACTCCCGAAGGCATGATCGCCTGCCGCGATCCGCTGGGTATCCGACCGCTTGTGATGGGCAAGCTGGGCGACGCCACCGTGTTCGCCAGTGAAACGGTCGCGTTCGACGTCATCGGCGCAGAGTTCGTGCGCCAGGTCGATCCGGGCGAGATCGTGCGGGTGGACTTTGACGGCAAGGTCACCTCGCTGCAGCCGTTCGGTCAGGTGCGGTCGCGTCCGTGCATCTTCGAACATGTCTATTTCAGCCGACCCGATTCGATCTTCGACGGGCGGAGCGTGTATGAAGCGCGCAAGTCGATCGGGCGCGAGCTTGCGCTCGAAGCGCCGGTAGAGGCCGACCTGGTGGTGCCGGTGCCGGACAGCGGGGTGCCCGCCGCCATCGGCTATGCCCAGGCGTCGGGGGTTCCGTTCGAACTGGGCATCATCCGTTCGCACTACGTCGGACGCACCTTCATCCAGCCTGGCGAAGGCGCGCGCCACTCCAGCGTGAAGCGCAAGCACAACGCCAACCGCGGACTGGTGGAAGGCAAGCGGATCATCCTGATCGACGATTCGATCGTCCGCGGCACAACCTCGATGAAGATCGTCGAGATGATGCGCGATGCCGGCGCCACCGAAGTCCACTTTCGCGTCGCCAGCCCGCCCACGGCGCATTCATGCTTCTATGGCGTCGATACGCCGGAGCGATCCAAGCTGCTCGCGGCGCGTATGGACATCGAGCCGATGCGCGAATTTATCAAGGCCGACAGCCTGGCGTTCGTGACCATCGACGGGCTTTATCGCGCGGTCGCCGGGGAAAGCCGCGATCCGGTGCGGCCGCAGTATTGCGATGCCTGCTTCACCGGGGATTACCCCACCACGCTGACCGATCTCGCCCAACGCGAGATACGCGAAACGCAGCTACCCTTCCCCATTCACAAGGTTGCCTGA
- a CDS encoding SDR family NAD(P)-dependent oxidoreductase produces the protein MNSDLPLAGRVALVTGASKGIGAATAKALGAAGAHVVLTARDVKALEGVEDAIHAAGGTATIAPLDLSEQDGVSRLAAALAQRWDKLDILVINAAYLPSLTPVTQMEPKQLGQALTVNVLATQALIAAFDPLMKRAGNARVIGVTSSVGSVPRAFWGAYGASKAAFEVILDCYAAEVEKLGGTRVAIVDPGATRTAMRARAYPGEDPASVKPPEDVAAGIVALVQRDFPTRHRERIGATG, from the coding sequence ATGAACTCCGATTTGCCGCTCGCCGGGCGCGTTGCGCTCGTCACTGGTGCGAGCAAGGGGATCGGCGCGGCCACCGCCAAGGCGCTGGGTGCGGCGGGTGCGCACGTTGTGTTGACCGCCCGCGACGTCAAGGCGCTGGAAGGGGTCGAGGACGCGATCCACGCCGCCGGAGGGACCGCGACCATCGCGCCGCTCGACCTGTCCGAACAGGACGGCGTGTCGCGCTTGGCCGCCGCGCTGGCGCAGCGTTGGGACAAGCTCGATATCCTGGTGATCAACGCGGCGTACCTGCCGTCGCTGACCCCCGTGACGCAGATGGAGCCCAAGCAGTTGGGGCAAGCGCTGACAGTCAACGTGCTGGCAACTCAAGCGCTGATCGCCGCGTTCGATCCGCTGATGAAGCGCGCAGGCAACGCCCGGGTCATTGGGGTGACCAGCTCGGTCGGCAGCGTCCCGCGCGCTTTCTGGGGCGCGTACGGCGCGAGCAAGGCGGCGTTCGAGGTGATCCTCGATTGCTACGCCGCCGAGGTCGAGAAGCTGGGCGGGACGCGCGTGGCGATCGTCGATCCAGGCGCCACCCGCACCGCGATGCGCGCGCGCGCCTATCCGGGAGAGGACCCTGCGAGCGTGAAGCCGCCCGAGGATGTCGCGGCCGGGATCGTCGCGCTGGTGCAGAGGGACTTTCCCACGCGGCACCGTGAACGGATCGGCGCAACCGGTTAA
- a CDS encoding PilZ domain-containing protein: MIHTQDPYSLAAQEDRCSPRTKLSIPAQLRASGGRPVRTVVHDLSISGFSAAAINRMHLGQLCWLTLPGLESLQAEVVWWDNSIAGCAFAELLSPIVHDNILARYSTGGVFRPIA, from the coding sequence ATGATCCATACGCAAGACCCCTATTCGCTGGCAGCGCAGGAAGACCGCTGCTCACCCCGCACCAAACTGTCGATCCCGGCGCAGTTGCGCGCTTCCGGCGGGCGCCCGGTCCGCACGGTGGTGCATGACCTGTCGATCTCCGGATTTTCCGCGGCGGCCATCAACCGGATGCACCTGGGTCAGCTGTGCTGGCTGACGCTCCCCGGTCTGGAATCGCTGCAGGCCGAGGTGGTCTGGTGGGACAACAGCATCGCCGGTTGCGCTTTCGCCGAGCTGCTGAGCCCGATCGTGCACGACAACATCCTCGCCCGTTATTCCACCGGCGGAGTGTTCCGGCCGATCGCCTGA
- a CDS encoding serine hydrolase domain-containing protein — MRRFVPLLAAAMLSACATVPTDAPVRMTQPAAEVPLQDQQVLFWNDATRSDRFRRMEDFFAGHEVAAAADVRNLPAGSPYDAATTAALDAYLASSDAAGIMVLQDGRVRYEKYGLGFGPQGRWTSFSVAKSFTSTLLGAAVKDGFIASMDDPVTKYLPKLAGTAYDGVSVEQLATMTSGVKWNEDYTDAASDVARMLLVAPVAGESQAITYARQLTREAPAGRKWVYKTLETNLLGDLVTAATGQSLAAYSKKKIVDPAGFAGPLFWMTDLTGNNIGGCCLSIRLSDYARMGQFALEGGQSAVPVGWFASAGAPQVEFGDGNGYGFQWWTYPGASFGAQGIFGQSITIVPDRRLVIAIVSNWPAATGKPLSASRRALLDQVIAASGR, encoded by the coding sequence ATGCGGCGTTTTGTCCCCTTGCTGGCAGCAGCAATGCTCAGCGCCTGTGCGACCGTGCCGACAGACGCACCTGTGCGGATGACCCAGCCGGCGGCAGAGGTGCCGTTGCAGGATCAGCAGGTGCTGTTCTGGAACGACGCGACCCGGTCCGATCGCTTCCGCAGGATGGAGGACTTTTTCGCCGGGCACGAAGTCGCCGCGGCCGCTGACGTGCGCAACTTGCCCGCGGGTAGCCCGTACGATGCTGCCACCACGGCTGCATTGGACGCATACCTCGCCAGTTCCGACGCTGCGGGCATCATGGTGCTGCAGGATGGCCGGGTGCGGTACGAAAAGTACGGGCTTGGGTTCGGACCGCAGGGGCGCTGGACCAGTTTCTCGGTCGCGAAAAGCTTCACCTCGACGTTGTTGGGGGCGGCGGTGAAAGACGGCTTCATCGCCAGCATGGACGATCCCGTGACCAAGTATCTGCCCAAGCTGGCGGGCACCGCATATGACGGCGTCAGTGTCGAGCAGCTGGCCACGATGACGTCGGGGGTGAAGTGGAACGAGGATTACACCGATGCCGCCAGCGACGTTGCCCGGATGTTGCTGGTCGCGCCGGTGGCGGGAGAATCGCAGGCGATCACCTATGCCCGGCAGCTCACCCGTGAAGCGCCGGCGGGGCGCAAGTGGGTCTACAAGACGCTGGAGACCAACCTTCTGGGCGATCTGGTCACCGCCGCGACGGGACAGTCGCTGGCCGCTTATTCCAAGAAGAAGATCGTCGACCCGGCAGGCTTTGCCGGGCCGCTGTTCTGGATGACCGATCTCACCGGAAACAACATCGGCGGGTGCTGCCTGTCGATCCGCCTGTCGGATTACGCGCGCATGGGACAGTTCGCGCTGGAGGGCGGACAGTCGGCGGTTCCCGTCGGCTGGTTCGCCAGCGCGGGCGCGCCGCAGGTCGAATTCGGCGACGGCAACGGATACGGCTTCCAGTGGTGGACCTACCCCGGCGCAAGCTTCGGCGCGCAGGGCATCTTCGGCCAGTCGATCACCATCGTGCCTGACCGGCGGCTGGTGATCGCGATCGTGTCGAACTGGCCGGCGGCGACCGGCAAGCCGCTATCGGCCAGCCGCCGCGCGCTCCTGGATCAGGTCATCGCCGCCAGCGGCCGCTAG
- a CDS encoding cyclopropane-fatty-acyl-phospholipid synthase family protein, with protein sequence MRAEGIGRGASLLSAGARFERSPGWVARLIAPGFHKVLDRIDAGLESGTIMGRLPDGSTRMLGGRAPGFVAEVDLRDWRALVRLATNGSIGWYQAWEAGEWTSPDPVPLFALFMANGDALGETARARGPFRLAARFAHWLNRNTHAGAERNIHAHYDLGNDFYAQWLGQSMCYSSALFGEREGPSQAEQFLTELDYAQLTKVTAMLNRVRADQAGSLLEIGCGWGMLAHAAAAMGARVDAISLSDEQLAFCRTKSIDPANPRFLKQDYRDAHGQYNAIVSVEMVEALGREYWPTFMDCMARNLKPGGRAAIQFISMKDSLFDAYASSADFIQAYVFPGGLLIRTSEFRRLAEERGLAWTDQNDFGLDYADTLRIWRDQFDLAVTEGRLPAGFDDRFVRLWRYYLMYCEGGFRGGGIDVHQITLVKEL encoded by the coding sequence ATGAGGGCAGAGGGGATAGGCCGGGGCGCAAGCCTGTTGTCGGCGGGTGCGCGGTTTGAGCGCAGCCCGGGCTGGGTCGCGCGCCTGATCGCGCCGGGCTTCCACAAGGTACTCGACCGGATCGACGCCGGGCTGGAGAGCGGCACCATCATGGGCCGGCTGCCCGACGGCAGCACGCGGATGCTGGGCGGACGCGCGCCGGGGTTCGTCGCGGAAGTGGACCTGCGTGACTGGCGTGCGCTCGTCCGGTTGGCGACCAATGGATCGATCGGCTGGTACCAGGCATGGGAGGCGGGCGAATGGACCAGCCCCGATCCCGTTCCGCTGTTCGCGCTGTTCATGGCCAACGGAGATGCGCTGGGAGAAACTGCGCGGGCGCGGGGGCCGTTCCGGCTTGCGGCCAGGTTCGCGCACTGGCTCAACCGTAACACCCATGCCGGGGCGGAGCGGAACATCCACGCGCACTACGATCTGGGCAACGACTTCTACGCCCAGTGGCTCGGCCAATCGATGTGTTATTCAAGCGCGCTGTTCGGCGAGCGTGAGGGGCCGTCGCAGGCTGAGCAGTTCCTGACCGAGCTCGATTACGCGCAACTGACCAAGGTCACCGCGATGCTCAACCGGGTGCGCGCGGACCAGGCCGGCAGCCTGCTCGAAATCGGCTGCGGTTGGGGAATGCTGGCGCACGCCGCGGCGGCGATGGGCGCGCGGGTCGATGCGATCAGCCTGTCGGACGAGCAACTCGCATTCTGTCGCACGAAAAGCATCGATCCGGCCAACCCCCGGTTCCTGAAGCAGGATTACCGCGACGCGCACGGGCAGTACAATGCGATCGTCAGCGTCGAAATGGTCGAGGCGCTGGGCCGGGAATACTGGCCCACGTTCATGGACTGCATGGCGCGCAACCTGAAGCCGGGGGGACGGGCGGCGATCCAGTTCATCTCGATGAAGGATTCGCTGTTCGATGCCTATGCCAGCAGCGCCGATTTCATTCAGGCGTATGTTTTCCCAGGCGGACTGCTGATCCGGACCAGCGAGTTCCGCCGCCTGGCCGAGGAGCGGGGACTCGCCTGGACCGACCAGAACGATTTCGGGCTGGATTACGCAGACACCCTGCGCATCTGGCGCGACCAGTTCGACCTCGCGGTGACGGAAGGGCGGCTGCCTGCCGGGTTCGACGATCGCTTCGTGCGCTTGTGGCGCTATTATCTAATGTACTGCGAGGGCGGGTTCCGCGGCGGCGGCATCGATGTCCACCAGATCACCCTTGTGAAGGAATTGTGA